The Priestia aryabhattai genome contains a region encoding:
- a CDS encoding sugar porter family MFS transporter, with translation MGIVKVTSDEYKEQKGNLFFVIFISCAAAFGGLLYGYDTAVISGAIGLMEVHFKLSPTMVGFVVSSLLLGGAVGVLASGKLSDRFGRKSILLLAASLFIVSAIMQALSSSISFVIISRIIGGLGIGMASVLSITYISEIAPPHMRGRLGSLYQFAVAVGIVSVYFVNDYILSIGEDAWQNSTGWRYIIGASGIPALLLLLILSPVPESPRWLVKANRTLEAMDILIKINGTHIARQELYHIEQSLKENQPASLSLFKETSLRKALLIGILLAAFQQLVGINAIIYYAPQVFEAAGARGDLSLLVTSMIGVAAFLGVLCSIWLIDRIGRKALLLIGTAGMAVTQLLVSFGFHSQGTEGLTTSLLIVFYLFLFNISMGPVVWVVISEIFPNHARGYAMSISTFFLWIANWFVSQFFPILWNKAGGSFTFLSFMAMCIASFLFIWKWVPETKGKSLEEIEHIWK, from the coding sequence ATGGGGATAGTAAAAGTAACTTCTGACGAGTATAAGGAGCAAAAAGGAAATCTATTTTTTGTTATTTTCATTTCATGTGCAGCTGCTTTTGGAGGGTTACTGTATGGCTATGATACAGCCGTCATTTCAGGAGCTATTGGGTTGATGGAAGTTCATTTTAAGCTTAGTCCAACGATGGTAGGTTTTGTTGTATCTAGTCTGCTGCTCGGTGGTGCTGTTGGGGTACTTGCCTCAGGAAAACTGAGTGATCGATTCGGCAGAAAAAGCATCTTACTTTTAGCAGCTTCTTTATTTATCGTATCCGCAATTATGCAAGCGCTATCTTCATCCATCTCTTTTGTGATTATTTCTCGAATTATTGGAGGACTAGGCATTGGCATGGCTTCTGTTCTTTCTATTACCTATATTTCTGAAATAGCCCCTCCTCACATGCGCGGCCGCTTAGGCTCTCTTTATCAATTTGCTGTTGCCGTTGGGATTGTTTCTGTCTATTTTGTAAATGACTACATTTTATCTATTGGAGAAGACGCTTGGCAGAATTCCACAGGATGGCGCTACATTATCGGTGCTTCTGGCATTCCTGCTCTTTTACTTCTTCTTATCCTTTCTCCTGTTCCTGAAAGTCCGAGGTGGCTGGTAAAAGCAAACCGCACTTTAGAAGCTATGGACATTTTAATTAAAATCAATGGTACACACATTGCACGCCAAGAGCTGTATCATATTGAGCAATCGTTAAAAGAAAATCAACCGGCTTCTCTTTCGCTTTTTAAAGAGACAAGTCTTCGAAAAGCGTTGCTTATTGGTATTCTACTTGCAGCATTTCAACAGCTTGTCGGAATCAATGCCATTATTTATTACGCACCGCAAGTTTTTGAGGCAGCTGGAGCTAGAGGAGATTTATCGCTCCTTGTTACGTCTATGATTGGTGTAGCTGCCTTTTTAGGCGTTCTTTGTTCCATATGGCTTATCGACCGGATTGGCCGCAAAGCTTTATTACTTATTGGCACAGCTGGTATGGCCGTTACGCAGCTTCTCGTTTCCTTTGGATTTCATTCACAGGGTACTGAAGGCTTGACTACTAGTTTACTTATTGTTTTTTATTTATTTCTTTTTAATATTTCTATGGGACCCGTTGTATGGGTTGTGATTTCTGAAATTTTTCCTAATCACGCGAGAGGCTATGCAATGTCTATTTCCACCTTTTTCTTGTGGATAGCTAATTGGTTTGTGTCTCAGTTTTTTCCTATTCTTTGGAACAAAGCTGGAGGATCTTTCACATTTTTATCCTTTATGGCTATGTGTATCGCTTCATTTTTGTTTATATGGAAGTGGGTGCCAGAAACAAAAGGAAAGTCACTTGAAGAAATTGAACATATATGGAAATAA